The following coding sequences are from one Shewanella violacea DSS12 window:
- a CDS encoding SGNH/GDSL hydrolase family protein: MFHYFILVLLAPLFFIQGRHVRNVTQVLPEASGGRSGCLGDGTPLRLLVIGDSAAAGVGVETQDEALCGRLTNILSKRFRLDWSLLAKSGYKTLDLITILESLPATEYDVVLISLGVNDLLSPLSSWGWQGQQLQLVKLLKSKFLVKHILLTSVPPMGAFPAFPQPLSWFLGQRAKEFNRKLATLISDDTHCELINIPLAPSVSDMACDGFHPGTKIYKLWGDVAADIIHRRTP; encoded by the coding sequence ATGTTTCACTATTTCATCTTGGTACTGCTGGCTCCCTTGTTCTTTATACAGGGGCGCCATGTACGAAATGTGACTCAAGTACTGCCAGAAGCATCCGGTGGGCGCAGTGGTTGTCTCGGCGACGGCACACCATTAAGGCTGCTGGTTATTGGCGATTCGGCGGCTGCCGGGGTTGGGGTTGAGACTCAAGATGAGGCGCTCTGTGGTCGTTTAACCAATATATTGTCGAAACGGTTTCGGCTCGACTGGAGCCTCTTGGCGAAGTCAGGTTATAAAACTTTAGATTTGATCACCATACTCGAGTCGCTACCGGCAACAGAATATGATGTGGTGTTGATCTCCTTAGGCGTCAATGACCTGCTGAGTCCATTAAGCTCTTGGGGATGGCAGGGGCAGCAATTACAATTGGTCAAATTATTGAAATCCAAATTTTTAGTTAAACATATTCTACTTACCAGTGTGCCTCCTATGGGGGCCTTCCCTGCATTTCCTCAACCTCTGAGTTGGTTCTTGGGTCAAAGGGCTAAGGAGTTCAATCGTAAACTTGCCACTCTTATCTCTGATGACACGCACTGTGAGCTTATCAATATACCTTTGGCTCCAAGTGTATCTGATATGGCTTGTGATGGTTTTCATCCCGGGACTAAGATATATAAGCTGTGGGGAGATGTGGCTGCCGATATTATCCATAGGCGCACCCCATAA
- a CDS encoding C40 family peptidase, producing the protein MRFKISWVCISLLVLTLFSGISNVYAAKNSRVQSDIIEFARQFKGVTYQWGGASPKGFDCSGYLQYVYNHYSIAIPRTTSQYPKLFGHKVSIKQAKVGDLIVFTGTNPRIKKPGHAGIITGVGEHTLTFLHSSSSKKHFGVTETDYYKSGYPKRFLAVISMPGLN; encoded by the coding sequence ATGCGTTTCAAAATATCATGGGTTTGTATCTCTTTATTAGTACTCACATTGTTCTCGGGTATATCGAATGTATATGCCGCAAAGAACAGCCGAGTGCAGTCGGATATCATAGAGTTTGCCAGGCAATTTAAAGGCGTGACTTATCAGTGGGGCGGAGCTTCACCGAAAGGATTCGATTGTTCTGGTTATCTACAATATGTTTATAATCATTATTCCATCGCTATCCCTCGAACAACCAGCCAGTATCCAAAGCTATTTGGTCATAAGGTCTCCATCAAGCAGGCTAAGGTGGGAGACTTGATCGTGTTTACCGGTACCAACCCTAGGATAAAAAAACCTGGCCATGCGGGGATCATCACAGGGGTGGGTGAGCACACGTTAACCTTCTTACATAGCTCCTCTTCGAAAAAACATTTTGGTGTGACAGAGACTGACTACTACAAAAGTGGTTACCCAAAGCGATTCTTGGCTGTGATTAGTATGCCTGGCCTTAATTAA
- a CDS encoding patatin-like phospholipase family protein, whose product MENHLPEKIAIVLGGGGARAAYQVGVLKAIVQFYPRNHGIPFKIICGTSAGAINGTSIATHASCFHLGVRKLEWVWRNFRTDKIYKSSARGILGHLCKMLLMSLQDDRINTNAGSLFNSDPLRDMLNQLINFVRIDRNIASGALSALSIDVSCYNTSRSVTFFQGSHDIADWHRDRRSGQRTQLNTDHLLASSAIPLIFPSIKLNQGYYGDGSVHQLAPLSSPIHLGAKKILVINLESPHKQQPQELAHHPKAATITGHLLDTIFSDTLNSDLERLERINATLELIPKEKRESLPLTKIETLVIKPSEDLSQLASYYYKEMPMAVKAMLRPIGIKQDTDSSIVSYLLFEQSYCSALIDLGYQDAMCQIDELRDFFEISQ is encoded by the coding sequence ATGGAGAATCATTTGCCAGAAAAAATAGCGATTGTGCTCGGCGGCGGCGGCGCGAGGGCGGCATATCAGGTAGGTGTGCTCAAGGCCATAGTACAATTTTACCCGCGTAATCACGGTATCCCCTTCAAGATAATCTGCGGCACCTCAGCCGGGGCCATCAATGGCACCTCTATCGCCACCCATGCATCATGCTTTCATCTGGGGGTGCGAAAACTCGAATGGGTATGGCGTAATTTCCGCACCGATAAAATATATAAGTCTTCGGCCAGGGGGATTCTGGGACACTTGTGTAAGATGCTTCTTATGAGCCTGCAAGATGACAGGATCAACACCAATGCGGGCAGCCTGTTTAACAGCGACCCTCTACGAGACATGCTCAATCAGCTTATTAATTTCGTTCGCATCGACAGAAATATAGCCAGCGGTGCCCTAAGCGCCTTGAGCATAGACGTCTCTTGTTATAACACATCTAGATCGGTCACCTTCTTCCAGGGGAGTCATGATATTGCAGACTGGCATAGGGACAGGCGTAGTGGCCAACGCACTCAGCTCAACACAGACCATCTGCTCGCCAGTTCGGCTATCCCACTTATCTTTCCATCGATTAAGCTCAACCAGGGCTATTACGGCGACGGTTCAGTGCATCAACTCGCGCCCTTGAGCAGCCCAATTCATCTTGGGGCCAAAAAAATCTTGGTGATAAACTTAGAGAGCCCCCACAAGCAGCAGCCCCAGGAGTTAGCCCATCATCCTAAGGCAGCGACGATTACCGGTCATCTGCTCGATACCATCTTCTCAGATACGTTAAATAGTGATTTAGAGCGTTTAGAGAGGATCAACGCCACACTCGAGTTGATCCCTAAGGAGAAGAGAGAGTCGCTGCCCCTGACCAAGATAGAAACTTTAGTCATCAAGCCGAGTGAAGACTTGAGCCAGCTGGCATCCTATTACTATAAGGAAATGCCCATGGCAGTAAAAGCTATGCTCAGGCCTATCGGCATAAAACAAGATACCGACTCGAGTATTGTCTCCTACCTACTATTCGAACAGTCCTACTGCAGCGCCCTTATTGACTTAGGTTATCAAGATGCCATGTGTCAGATAGATGAGCTTCGTGACTTTTTTGAGATAAGCCAATAA
- a CDS encoding proline--tRNA ligase: MRVSKYLLSTQKETPADAEVVSHQLMLRAGMVRRNASGLYSWLPTGLRVLRKVEAIVREEMNKAGAVEILMPMVQPADLWIETGRWEKFGPELLRFQDRHNRDFVLGPTHEEVITDIIRKEINSYKQLPLTLYQIQTKFRDEVRPRFGVMRSREFLMKDAYSFHLDQESMDVTYDAMFQAYNNIFERMGLSFRPVLADTGSIGGSMSHEFHVLADSGEDLIAYSTESDYAANIEKAEAPMPTDTRGAATQEMTLVDTPNAKTIAELVEQHDIAIEKTVKTLIVKGATEEAPLVAIVVRGDHDLNEVKAEKIEAVLAPFEFADEADIRKAIGTGPGSIGPVGLNIPVYIDHSVNVMSDFGAGANQDNKHYFGINWERDLPQAEAADLRNIIEGEPSPCGKGTIALLRGIEVGHIFQLGTNYSESMHANVLDQNGKSKTLLMGCYGVGVSRIVAAAIEQNHDDRGIIWPKAIAPFTVGILPMNMHKSHRVKDIAEKLYQDLNDAGIEVLFDDRKERPGVMFADMELVGLPHVVVIGDRNIDNGVFEYKNRRTGEKQEIPFDQLLDFLKSAE; encoded by the coding sequence ATGCGCGTAAGCAAGTACCTGCTTTCAACACAAAAAGAGACCCCTGCAGATGCAGAGGTGGTCAGTCATCAATTAATGTTACGTGCGGGCATGGTTCGCCGTAACGCTTCTGGGCTATACAGCTGGTTACCAACGGGACTTAGAGTTCTACGTAAGGTAGAGGCTATCGTCCGCGAAGAGATGAACAAGGCAGGTGCAGTAGAGATCTTAATGCCTATGGTTCAGCCGGCAGACCTTTGGATTGAGACGGGTCGTTGGGAAAAATTTGGCCCCGAGCTGCTGCGCTTCCAAGATCGTCACAACCGTGACTTCGTATTGGGCCCGACCCACGAAGAAGTCATCACCGACATCATACGTAAAGAGATCAACTCCTATAAGCAGCTACCTCTGACCCTATATCAGATCCAGACCAAGTTCCGTGATGAGGTTCGTCCTCGCTTCGGTGTGATGCGTTCTCGTGAATTCTTGATGAAAGATGCCTACTCTTTCCATCTTGATCAAGAGTCTATGGATGTCACTTACGATGCTATGTTCCAGGCTTATAACAACATATTCGAGCGTATGGGCCTGTCTTTCCGCCCAGTTTTAGCTGACACAGGCTCTATCGGTGGCAGCATGTCTCATGAGTTCCACGTCTTGGCCGATAGCGGTGAAGATTTGATTGCTTACTCTACCGAGAGCGATTACGCCGCGAATATCGAAAAAGCAGAAGCACCTATGCCTACGGATACTCGTGGAGCAGCGACCCAAGAGATGACTCTGGTCGATACGCCTAATGCTAAGACAATAGCTGAACTCGTCGAGCAACACGATATTGCCATCGAGAAGACAGTGAAGACCTTGATAGTTAAGGGCGCAACTGAAGAAGCACCTTTAGTAGCTATCGTGGTTCGTGGCGACCATGATCTCAACGAAGTTAAGGCTGAGAAGATTGAAGCCGTACTGGCTCCATTTGAATTTGCCGATGAAGCCGATATCCGCAAGGCGATTGGTACAGGACCTGGTTCTATTGGCCCTGTTGGCCTGAATATTCCTGTGTATATCGATCACAGCGTTAATGTGATGAGTGATTTTGGCGCCGGTGCTAACCAAGACAACAAGCATTATTTCGGTATCAACTGGGAGCGCGATCTGCCTCAGGCGGAAGCTGCCGATCTGCGTAACATCATCGAAGGTGAGCCAAGCCCTTGTGGCAAAGGCACTATCGCCCTGCTTCGCGGTATCGAAGTGGGTCATATCTTCCAGCTAGGGACTAACTACTCTGAATCTATGCATGCCAATGTACTGGATCAAAATGGTAAGTCTAAGACCCTTCTTATGGGTTGTTATGGTGTGGGTGTGAGCCGTATAGTGGCTGCAGCAATTGAGCAGAACCATGACGATCGCGGCATCATCTGGCCAAAAGCCATTGCGCCGTTCACCGTAGGTATCTTGCCGATGAACATGCATAAGTCTCATCGTGTTAAAGATATTGCCGAGAAGCTGTATCAAGATCTGAATGATGCGGGCATCGAAGTCTTGTTTGACGATCGTAAAGAGCGTCCAGGCGTGATGTTTGCCGACATGGAACTTGTGGGTCTGCCACATGTTGTCGTTATCGGCGATCGCAATATCGATAATGGCGTGTTCGAATATAAGAACCGCCGCACTGGAGAGAAGCAGGAGATCCCATTCGATCAACTGCTCGACTTCCTTAAATCTGCAGAGTAA
- a CDS encoding GNAT family N-acetyltransferase has translation MEQIVLETERLILRPFKSSDAEQVAHLAGDPKVSGPTLNIPYPYTLDMARGWISSHAPRWLEGSGLIYAVTGKDTGRLLGTVSLVQISGRKAELGYWFGVPFWGSGYCSEAVAALIDFSFGKLGITLLNAEHLASNPASGRVMAKNGMKLLACIDRESRDGLLSKVETYELKCP, from the coding sequence ATGGAACAAATAGTGTTGGAAACTGAGAGACTCATCTTACGTCCGTTTAAATCATCTGATGCCGAGCAAGTTGCCCATTTGGCTGGAGACCCTAAGGTTTCAGGCCCAACCCTGAATATTCCATATCCTTATACCTTAGATATGGCTAGAGGCTGGATATCAAGCCATGCTCCAAGGTGGTTGGAAGGCTCTGGATTAATTTATGCCGTCACGGGGAAAGATACTGGTCGATTATTGGGCACGGTAAGTCTGGTGCAAATTAGCGGAAGAAAAGCCGAACTCGGCTATTGGTTTGGCGTGCCTTTCTGGGGAAGCGGCTACTGCTCAGAAGCTGTTGCTGCGCTGATAGATTTTTCTTTTGGTAAGCTAGGCATCACTCTCCTCAATGCCGAGCATTTAGCAAGTAACCCAGCTTCTGGAAGAGTCATGGCCAAAAACGGTATGAAGCTGTTGGCTTGTATCGATAGGGAGAGCCGAGACGGCTTGCTGTCTAAAGTGGAGACATATGAGCTCAAATGCCCATAA
- a CDS encoding acyltransferase family protein, whose translation MEAGQNLNSDNADDHISYLGYNPTLDGLRGIAILLVLFHHLWPWEWSTSLTTIITRTSHISWIGVDLFFVLSGFLITGILLETRHRRHYFRNFIIRRSLRIFPLYYLFLLICFLVIPYILNDMNLKEVSLDQAGKDIFWYIFYGSNYIWMLNEPLIIDVIGMDELRLADKPPEFLGLVWSLAVEEQFYLVWPLVVFVFWKRLQGSIIGIILCIVLLRLLLVSTLDNWVDATYMASICRVDSLMIGAGLAVYARSTAFRPEVWDRFAFTGLWLCLPAVIIFQLVFPGRHNSIFSVLGYSLIALGFAGLLASVLRNQDSPLKMLIQSSIFRWFGKYSYGIYLYHMLVWFLMQKWINAELRADGSPIHGELFNPIGGSMLIDAPVRMLLTASISVVMAWISYHCYERHFLKLKRLF comes from the coding sequence ATGGAAGCTGGGCAAAATTTAAACTCAGATAATGCCGATGATCACATCAGTTACCTTGGCTATAACCCTACATTAGATGGCCTTAGAGGTATTGCTATACTGTTAGTTTTATTTCATCACCTATGGCCTTGGGAATGGAGTACCTCACTAACAACGATAATTACCAGGACAAGTCATATAAGTTGGATTGGGGTCGATTTATTTTTTGTGTTAAGCGGTTTTCTTATCACGGGCATTCTTTTGGAGACTCGCCATCGAAGGCATTACTTTCGTAATTTTATAATAAGGAGATCACTGAGGATATTTCCGCTCTACTATTTATTCCTCTTGATATGTTTCCTTGTTATTCCCTACATCTTGAATGATATGAACTTAAAAGAAGTATCACTGGATCAGGCTGGTAAGGATATATTTTGGTATATATTTTACGGTTCTAATTATATATGGATGTTGAATGAACCGCTTATTATCGATGTTATTGGCATGGATGAACTTAGGCTAGCAGACAAACCACCGGAGTTTTTGGGGCTAGTCTGGAGTCTGGCAGTTGAGGAGCAATTTTACCTGGTTTGGCCCTTGGTTGTGTTTGTATTTTGGAAAAGATTACAGGGCTCAATTATTGGCATTATCTTATGTATTGTGCTGTTAAGGCTGTTGCTGGTGAGCACCTTAGATAACTGGGTTGATGCGACTTATATGGCTTCCATATGCCGGGTTGATAGTTTAATGATCGGAGCCGGGCTTGCGGTCTACGCTAGATCAACAGCATTTAGACCTGAGGTTTGGGACCGTTTCGCATTCACAGGTCTTTGGCTGTGTTTGCCTGCAGTGATCATATTTCAACTGGTATTTCCTGGCCGGCATAATTCCATTTTTTCAGTGCTGGGATATAGTTTAATTGCACTGGGCTTTGCGGGGTTACTGGCTTCTGTATTGCGAAATCAAGACTCACCGCTAAAAATGCTTATCCAGTCCTCGATTTTTCGATGGTTTGGCAAGTACTCTTACGGCATCTACTTGTATCACATGCTTGTGTGGTTTTTAATGCAGAAATGGATAAATGCCGAGCTGAGGGCCGATGGAAGCCCTATCCATGGGGAGTTATTTAATCCCATTGGTGGGTCAATGCTGATAGATGCCCCGGTCAGAATGTTGCTAACGGCATCTATTTCAGTCGTTATGGCCTGGATCTCTTACCATTGTTATGAACGCCACTTCTTAAAACTAAAGCGCCTCTTCTGA
- a CDS encoding acyltransferase, with amino-acid sequence MTQDDYQAQHKKRMSYMPWLYFNLKAKLLTWAKPWQLQVQANLIALETVTIGDNCFIAPEANLFAEPNRGITIGDLCMIAADSFLHGPIIMGNEVAINHGCSFDGGSAGITIGSQTRIANNVTIYAFNHGMAPDTPIYQQNSVSKGVIIGKDVWIGAQAAIVDGVTIGDCAVIGMNATVTKDVPAYAIVAGNPAKVIGDRRDKV; translated from the coding sequence ATGACACAAGACGACTATCAAGCTCAGCATAAGAAACGCATGTCTTACATGCCCTGGCTCTATTTCAATCTCAAAGCCAAGTTACTGACTTGGGCCAAACCTTGGCAGCTGCAAGTACAAGCGAATTTGATAGCCTTAGAGACTGTCACCATAGGCGATAATTGCTTTATCGCCCCTGAGGCAAACCTGTTTGCCGAGCCAAACCGAGGCATCACTATCGGTGATCTATGCATGATAGCCGCCGACAGTTTCCTCCATGGCCCAATAATCATGGGCAATGAGGTAGCAATAAACCATGGCTGCTCTTTCGATGGTGGCAGTGCTGGCATCACTATCGGCTCTCAGACCCGCATCGCCAATAACGTCACCATCTATGCCTTCAACCATGGCATGGCTCCAGATACCCCTATCTATCAGCAAAACTCAGTGTCTAAAGGCGTGATCATAGGCAAGGATGTGTGGATAGGCGCTCAAGCCGCCATAGTCGATGGCGTTACCATAGGTGATTGTGCCGTGATCGGCATGAATGCCACCGTCACTAAAGATGTCCCCGCTTATGCCATCGTTGCCGGCAATCCAGCTAAGGTGATTGGAGATAGAAGAGACAAGGTATAG
- the tsaA gene encoding tRNA (N6-threonylcarbamoyladenosine(37)-N6)-methyltransferase TrmO, with protein sequence MSFSSQIQAVAYCRTPYKQKFGIPRQPGLVNAARGFVELQAPYNDIDTVRGLEQYSHLWLIFCFHENLAQGWKNTVRPPRLGGNEKMGVFATRSTFRPNGLGQSVVKLHKVHQRKGYLALEISGMDLLDGTPIIDIKPYIPFSDSVPEALGGIAHEAPELAKVEFSQSAKQQLASYEGLEQYQHLEELIIGVLAQDPRPAYKKAKADPKIYQVALYDLDILWRVIEDSNESNSDNENTIIVQEIKTGISV encoded by the coding sequence ATGAGCTTTAGTAGTCAAATTCAAGCCGTGGCGTACTGCCGTACGCCCTATAAACAAAAATTTGGGATCCCCAGACAACCGGGACTCGTCAACGCTGCCCGCGGTTTTGTCGAGCTTCAGGCCCCCTACAATGATATCGATACAGTCAGAGGCTTGGAACAATACTCTCATCTTTGGTTGATATTTTGCTTCCATGAGAATCTCGCCCAGGGATGGAAAAACACGGTTCGCCCTCCCCGCTTAGGTGGCAACGAAAAAATGGGGGTGTTCGCGACTCGATCCACCTTCCGCCCCAACGGTTTAGGTCAGTCAGTGGTTAAACTACATAAAGTCCACCAGCGCAAAGGTTATCTGGCTTTAGAAATATCGGGAATGGATCTCCTCGATGGCACGCCCATCATAGATATCAAACCCTATATTCCCTTCTCCGATTCGGTTCCTGAAGCATTAGGCGGTATCGCCCACGAAGCACCAGAACTTGCCAAGGTAGAATTTAGTCAGAGTGCTAAGCAGCAACTAGCAAGCTATGAAGGACTCGAGCAATATCAGCACCTCGAAGAACTCATCATAGGTGTTCTTGCCCAAGATCCTCGCCCCGCCTATAAGAAAGCTAAGGCCGACCCTAAGATCTATCAAGTCGCTCTTTATGATTTAGATATTCTCTGGCGCGTTATCGAAGATTCTAATGAAAGTAATAGTGATAATGAAAACACCATTATTGTGCAAGAAATTAAGACAGGGATCAGTGTTTAA